A single window of Candidatus Latescibacterota bacterium DNA harbors:
- a CDS encoding sodium-translocating pyrophosphatase: MSAEFLAKLLNVAPWIGVAGMVIAVITYFNVKKYPEGTDVMKKIADEIHLGAFVFLKREYSIIAIFIAIIFVVLNFALSTWTAIAFLIGAICSMGAGLLGMEAATRSSVRACQGAKDGGMNRALMIAFGGGSVMGISVAALGVVGIGFYFFFTRDPKIINGFAMGASSIALFARVGGGVFTKSADVGADLVGKIEAGIPEDDPRNPGVIADNVGDNVGDTAGMGADLFESYVGSVIAAIALGASMTGVENIRYMALPILLIAVGLIASVIGIWSIGLLKKAGPQEALRYSEYFSGILFIAASWFLIKMVLGTTEPFWAILAGIVAGILIGAESEFFTSGPPVKTVARSSETGPATVIITGLAVGFESTIMPIFTLAAAMFVAYTFGGGLYGIAISAVGMLSIIGIVMSTDSYGPIADNAGGIAEMSKAGPEIRKITDKLDSIGNTTAAVGKGFAIGSAALTALALFSAYQKTVGLDSINLASTRTVIGLFLGGMMPFMMAAMTMKGVGRAANKMVIEIRRQFREIVGLMEGEAEPDTKSCVDIVTKAALKEMILPGIIAIIAPLAVGFLLGPESLGGFLAGATVTGVLLGIFMSNAGGTWDNAKKWIEEGNLGGKGTDAHSASVVGDTVGDPFKDTSGPSMNILIKLMAVVALVFAPLFMK, encoded by the coding sequence ATGAGTGCTGAGTTTCTGGCCAAGCTGTTGAATGTAGCGCCGTGGATCGGCGTGGCAGGAATGGTGATAGCTGTTATCACTTATTTTAATGTAAAAAAATATCCTGAGGGTACGGATGTGATGAAAAAGATCGCGGACGAGATCCATCTCGGGGCCTTCGTTTTTCTTAAAAGAGAATACAGCATTATCGCGATTTTTATCGCGATAATATTCGTCGTACTGAATTTCGCGCTCAGTACCTGGACGGCCATCGCATTCCTGATCGGAGCGATATGCTCGATGGGAGCCGGACTGCTTGGGATGGAAGCGGCGACCCGTAGCAGCGTGAGAGCCTGCCAGGGAGCCAAGGACGGCGGTATGAACAGAGCGCTGATGATCGCTTTCGGTGGCGGGTCTGTGATGGGTATATCGGTAGCGGCCCTGGGTGTTGTCGGGATAGGCTTCTACTTTTTCTTTACAAGGGATCCAAAAATAATCAACGGGTTCGCGATGGGAGCAAGTTCGATCGCCCTGTTCGCGCGTGTGGGTGGAGGCGTATTTACGAAAAGCGCGGATGTCGGGGCCGACCTTGTCGGCAAAATAGAGGCGGGAATCCCCGAAGACGACCCGAGGAATCCAGGAGTGATCGCCGACAACGTCGGAGACAATGTCGGGGATACTGCCGGAATGGGTGCGGATCTTTTTGAAAGTTACGTGGGAAGCGTTATCGCTGCTATAGCTCTCGGAGCATCAATGACAGGCGTTGAGAATATCAGATATATGGCGCTTCCGATACTTCTGATCGCCGTGGGCCTCATTGCTTCGGTGATCGGGATCTGGTCGATCGGCCTGTTGAAGAAGGCCGGTCCCCAGGAAGCTCTGCGGTACAGCGAATATTTCAGCGGAATCCTGTTTATAGCTGCCTCGTGGTTCTTGATAAAGATGGTGTTAGGTACAACAGAGCCATTCTGGGCCATCCTGGCAGGAATAGTGGCGGGTATTCTTATCGGAGCGGAGAGCGAGTTCTTTACTTCGGGCCCGCCTGTAAAGACAGTGGCCCGGTCCAGCGAGACCGGCCCGGCTACTGTTATTATCACAGGACTGGCTGTCGGTTTTGAAAGCACGATCATGCCGATCTTCACTCTCGCGGCCGCGATGTTTGTTGCCTATACCTTTGGTGGCGGACTTTACGGGATAGCGATATCTGCTGTCGGAATGCTCTCTATAATCGGGATAGTGATGTCGACAGATTCTTACGGTCCGATCGCCGACAATGCCGGGGGTATCGCCGAGATGTCGAAAGCCGGACCGGAGATCAGGAAGATAACTGACAAGCTTGATTCCATAGGGAATACGACCGCTGCGGTGGGCAAGGGTTTTGCCATAGGTTCGGCAGCACTAACCGCGCTTGCCTTGTTCAGCGCCTATCAGAAGACTGTGGGGCTGGATTCGATCAACCTCGCGTCAACGAGGACAGTCATAGGACTCTTCCTAGGCGGGATGATGCCGTTCATGATGGCCGCCATGACGATGAAGGGTGTGGGCCGGGCGGCGAACAAGATGGTGATCGAGATAAGAAGACAGTTCAGAGAGATCGTCGGCCTGATGGAAGGTGAGGCTGAGCCCGATACCAAGTCGTGCGTGGATATCGTGACAAAGGCTGCCCTGAAGGAGATGATCCTGCCGGGTATCATAGCGATAATCGCTCCGCTTGCTGTGGGATTCCTGCTGGGACCCGAATCGCTTGGAGGTTTCCTTGCGGGGGCCACGGTGACAGGTGTGCTGTTGGGCATTTTCATGTCGAATGCGGGTGGTACCTGGGATAACGCGAAAAAATGGATCGAAGAGGGAAAC